One window of the Salvia splendens isolate huo1 chromosome 1, SspV2, whole genome shotgun sequence genome contains the following:
- the LOC121801681 gene encoding bromodomain-containing protein 9-like: MSEVETAEMKRKKRMGRPLNSEIPLFSPRNPIILGSPPITYSRSHRRNPKYFNIPPRDFDDERKEKKVKLVGKLPDDKETPKIKLNQLQHQQKQKDSAHSASESEPESAKDLESKKRKINAVDRGSDSAQEKNGVKATDTQQHGPPLESGPTPTLPDKKMLLLILDRLQKKDTYDVFSEPVDIEELPDYFDVIDKPMDFGTVRKKLDRGAYKKLEELEADVFLICSNAMLYNAPDTVYYRQAHSMQEIAKRDFENLRHEGDNVQPQPKVVRRGRPPSNKSSLKTSPLDRAGADPSSGGTLTNTEDKGTGSNPYNLRKGPELFRYRPNDPYVSSYRPRNSEYHSELSGDWNNEFPATILRADMKSSKKQIVVDENRRDTYRQFGPLSSNNNSSAFTNSAGDMNQLGMVGLHEPFAYARSLARFAKDLGPVAWKVASKKLDYVLPPGTEYGPGWVADEGASSSQPPSFPNTPAVDSELSSSATYGLSAEMVEAVRRLNSQNEQGLQGNNVSPWKTPFPSVQQGGNVSPWKTPLSTVQQGNVSPWKTTFPPVQEGSDASPWKTAFPPVQQNQFYQLQTQTQPQRNGFGYDQQRSRLAMEGFQFPPQAINPMTQQTVPAFSGFLFPNQTINPMPAAFPQQEGRMWTYGTSSWPALPGQHGRSLAAPELSPRIPVGSPSSSLQIGSPQQYQKQKKPDLALQL, from the exons ATGAGTGAGGTAGAAACTGCAGAAATGAAGCGGAAGAAGAGGATGGGGAGACCTCTGAATTCTGAAATTCCGCTGTTTTCACCTCGCAATCCCATCATTCTCGGCTCTCCCCCAATCACCTACAGCCGATCCCATCGCCGGAACCCTAAATACTTCAATATTCCGCCGCGAGATTTCGACGACGAGCGCAAGGAGAAGAAGGTCAAGCTCGTCGGCAAACTCCCCGACGACAAGGAAACCCCcaaaatcaaactaaatcaGCTGCAGCATCAGCAGAAGCAGAAGGATTCCGCACATTCTGCCTCTGAATCCGAGCCAGAGTCGGCCAAGGATCTCGAATCAAAGAAGCGGAAGATCAATGCCGTCGATCGCGGGTCTGATTCAGCTCAG GAGAAAAATGGTGTGAAAGCGACGGACACTCAGCAACACG GGCCGCCATTGGAGTCTGGTCCCACTCCAACTTTGCCAGACAAAAAGATGTTGTTGCTCATTCTTGACAGGCTTCAAAA GAAGGATACGTATGACGTATTTTCTGAGCCTGTGGATATCGAAGAG CTGCCTGATTATTTCGACGTGATTGACAAACCGATGGATTTTGGGACAGTGAGGAAGAAACTTGATCGCGGAGCGTATAAGAAATTGGAAGAACTTGAG GCTGATGTGTTTCTGATATGCTCGAATGCTATGCTGTATAATGCTCCAGATACGGTCTACTACCGACAG GCGCATTCGATGCAAGAAATTGCAAAGCGAGATTTTGAGAATCTGAGGCATGAAGGCGACAATGTCCAACCACAGCCTAAGGTTGTGCGTAGAGGCAGGCCCCCGAGTAACAAGAGCAGCCTAAAGACATCCCCATTGGATCGTGCTGGTGCTGACCCGTCGTCAGGTGGAACTCTTACTAACACGGAAGACAAGGGAACGGGATCTAATCCTTACAATCTGAGAAAGGGGCCTGAATTATTTAGATACCGGCCCAATGACCCGTACGTGTCATCATACCGGCCAAGAAACAGCGAATATCACTCTGAGTTGTCGGGCGACTGGAACAACGAATTTCCAG CAACCATTTTACGGGCTGACATGAAATCCAGTAAGAAACAGATTGTCGTTGACGAGAACAGGCGCGATACGTATAGGCAATTCGGTCCCCTTTCTTCGAATAACAACTCGTCTGCTTTTACTAACTCTGCAGGAGACATGAACCAACTTGGGATG GTGGGCTTGCACGAGCCCTTTGCATACGCGAGAAGCCTGGCCAGATTTGCTAAGGATCTTGGCCCCGTTGCTTGGAAAGTTGCATCGAAGAAGTTAGACTACGTCTTGCCTCCCGGGACAGAATATGGCCCCGGCTGGGTTGCTGACGAGGGAGCATCGTCTTCACAGCCACCGTCTTTCCCAAACACCCCTGCTGTCGACTCTGAGCTAAGCTCTTCTGCTACATACGGGCTTTCTGCAGAGATGGTCGAGGCTGTCAGGAGGCTCAACAGCCAGAACGAACAAGGCTTGCAAGGCAACAACGTCTCTCCATGGAAGACGCCATTCCCATCAGTCCAGCAAGGAGGCAACGTCTCTCCATGGAAGACGCCACTCTCGACCGTCCAGCAAGGCAACGTCTCTCCATGGAAGACGACGTTCCCACCTGTCCAGGAAGGAAGCGACGCCTCTCCATGGAAGACGGCATTCCCACCAGTCCAGCAGAACCAATTCTATCAGCTTCAGACTCAAACTCAGCCTCAGAGAAACGGATTCGGATACGACCAACAGAGGTCGAGGCTGGCGATGGAAGGGTTTCAGTTCCCTCCTCAGGCCATAAACCCCATGACGCAGCAGACGGTGCCCGCCTTCTCAGGATTTCTGTTCCCTAATCAGACCATAAACCCCATGCCGGCGGCCTTTCCACAGCAGGAAGGCAGGATGTGGACGTATGGCACGTCATCTTGGCCAGCCCTCCCAGGCCAGCACGGCCGGAGCCTTGCTGCACCCGAACTCAGCCCCAGGATCCCGGTCGGCTCGCCAAGTTCCAGCTTGCAGATAGGCTCACCTCAGCAGTATCAGAAGCAGAAGAAGCCAGATTTAGCATTGCAGCTCTGA